From a single Nicotiana tabacum cultivar K326 chromosome 8, ASM71507v2, whole genome shotgun sequence genomic region:
- the LOC107818087 gene encoding chlorophyll a-b binding protein CP26, chloroplastic → MAAATSLYVSEMMGSPVKFSGVARPAAPTPSSSATFKTVALFKKKAAAAPAKKAAAVAPADEELAKWYGPDRRIFLPDGLLDRSEIPEYLNGEVPGDYGYDPFGLSKKPEDFAKYQAYELIHARWAMLGAAGFVIPEAFNKFGADCGPEAVWFKTGALLLDGNTLNYFGKNIPINLVVAVVAEVVLLGGAEYYRITNGLDLEDKLHPGGPFDPLGLAKDPDQAAILKVKEIKNGRLAMFAMLGFFIQAYVTGKGPVENLAAHLSDPFGNNLLTVIAGTAERAPTL, encoded by the exons ATGGCTGCAGCTACCTCCCTCTATGTCTCGGAAATGATGGGAAGTCCGGTCAAGTTCAGCGGTGTAGCAAGGCCAGCTGCTCCAACTCCATCCTCCTCTGCTACCTTCAAAACTGTTGCCCTCTTCAAAAAGAAGGCTGCTGCTGCCCCTGCTAAGAAGGCTGCTGCTGTCGCCCCTGCTGACGAGGAGCTCGCCAAGTGGTACG GACCTGACAGAAGAATTTTCCTACCCGACGGTCTCTTGGACAGATCAGAAATCCCCGAGTACTTGAACGGAGAAGTTCCCGGAGA CTACGGTTATGATCCTTTTGGTCTCAGCAAGAAGCCAGAAGACTTTGCTAA ATATCAGGCATATGAGTTGATCCACGCCAGATGGGCTATGCTCGGTGCTGCTGGATTTGTTATCCCTGAAGCCTTTAACAAATTTGGTGCTGACTGTGGTCCTGAAGCTGTTTGGTTCAAG ACTGGAGCTTTACTTCTAGATGGAAACACATTGAATTACTTTGGAAAGAACATTCCCATCAATCTTGTTGTTGCTGTCGTCGCGGAGGTTGTTCTTCTTGGTGGTGCTGAGTACTACAGAATTACTAATGGCTTG GATTTGGAGGACAAACTACACCCAGGTGGTCCATTTGATCCACTAGGCTTGGCAAAGGACCCAGACCAGGCAGCAATATTGAAAGTAAAAGAAATCAAGAATGGAAGACTAGCCATGTTTGCAATGCTTGGTTTCTTCATCCAAGCCTATGTGACAGGAAAAGGTCCAGTTGAGAATTTGGCTGCTCATTTGAGTGATCCCTTTGGCAACAACTTGCTCACTGTCATTGCTGGAACTGCTGAAAGAGCCCCTACTCTGTAA